A part of Microcoleus sp. AS-A8 genomic DNA contains:
- a CDS encoding response regulator — protein MNNSQESLSAMSAENKKGVIVIVDDKPTNLGVLFDFLTDSGFKVLVAQDGESAIQKVEYAHPDLILLDVMMPGIDGFETCRRLKANPATQDIPVIFMTALSEAVDKVKGFSLGAVDYVTKPMQQEEVRARVTTHLTLRNLHHKLQEQNLQLQKAEEKYRSIVENATEGIFQATPEGRYITANPALARILGYSSPEALMNEMSNIGKQLYLEPMRRDDLIALMNREDTLSDFESQVYRKDGSVIWISENIRTVRDANGKLLYYEGSVTDITERKQSEVALRLARKRAELLLLNILPQPIAERLKRGQRTLAESFEDVTVLFADLVDFTKFSAQTSPTELVELLNVIFSKFDRLAEQHGIEKIKTIGDAYMVVAGLPTPRPDTAGAIAQMALDMQDAITQLNTELGRTFRLRIGIHSGPVVAGVIGIRKFSYDLWGDTVNIASRMESQGLPGSIQVSATTYERLRDRYLFEERSPIQVKGKGEMITYLLISRKPDG, from the coding sequence ATGAATAATTCCCAAGAAAGTCTAAGCGCCATGAGCGCAGAGAATAAGAAAGGCGTCATTGTAATTGTCGATGATAAACCAACAAATCTGGGAGTATTATTTGACTTTTTGACCGATTCTGGTTTCAAAGTCTTAGTGGCTCAAGATGGTGAAAGTGCCATTCAAAAAGTTGAATATGCTCATCCTGATCTGATCTTATTGGATGTAATGATGCCGGGAATTGATGGGTTTGAAACGTGCCGACGCCTGAAAGCTAATCCTGCAACTCAAGACATCCCGGTAATTTTTATGACTGCGCTTTCTGAGGCGGTGGATAAGGTTAAAGGTTTCAGTCTTGGAGCTGTCGATTATGTCACTAAGCCGATGCAGCAAGAAGAAGTACGAGCCAGAGTCACCACTCACCTGACACTCCGGAACCTGCATCATAAGCTACAAGAGCAAAATCTACAGCTTCAAAAAGCTGAGGAAAAATATCGCAGTATTGTTGAGAATGCCACAGAAGGAATTTTTCAGGCAACGCCTGAGGGGCGATACATCACGGCGAATCCTGCATTGGCACGAATCCTCGGCTACTCCTCTCCAGAAGCATTGATGAATGAAATGAGCAATATTGGCAAGCAACTTTATCTTGAACCGATGCGTCGTGACGATTTAATCGCTTTGATGAACCGCGAAGATACCTTATCAGATTTTGAATCTCAGGTTTATCGCAAAGATGGTAGCGTCATCTGGATTTCGGAAAATATTCGCACCGTCAGAGATGCCAATGGGAAGTTGCTTTACTACGAGGGCAGTGTTACCGACATTACAGAGCGTAAACAGTCTGAAGTTGCCCTACGCCTCGCCCGGAAACGAGCGGAACTTCTACTGCTCAATATCCTACCCCAACCCATTGCCGAACGTTTGAAACGAGGTCAGCGCACGCTGGCTGAGAGCTTTGAAGATGTAACGGTTCTGTTTGCGGATCTGGTTGACTTTACCAAGTTCTCGGCGCAAACCTCTCCGACAGAACTGGTGGAACTACTGAATGTGATTTTCTCCAAGTTTGACCGACTGGCAGAGCAGCATGGTATTGAGAAAATCAAGACAATTGGTGATGCCTATATGGTCGTTGCAGGTTTGCCGACGCCTCGTCCAGATACGGCGGGAGCGATCGCTCAAATGGCCTTGGATATGCAAGACGCTATTACCCAGCTCAACACCGAGCTGGGTAGAACGTTCCGGCTGAGAATTGGCATTCATTCCGGTCCTGTCGTCGCGGGTGTGATTGGCATTAGAAAATTTAGCTATGACCTCTGGGGTGATACGGTTAACATCGCTTCTCGCATGGAATCTCAAGGTCTACCGGGTTCGATTCAGGTTTCTGCGACGACCTATGAGCGATTACGCGATCGCTATCTGTTTGAGGAGCGAAGCCCAATTCAGGTCAAAGGTAAGGGAGAGATGATTACTTATCTGCTCATTAGCAGAAAGCCGGACGGTTGA
- a CDS encoding PleD family two-component system response regulator, producing MNIAYPDKETILFVDDSPTTLELLFEFLTDTGFHVLIARNGESALQIAQAEHPDLIFLDIIMPGMDGFETCRRLKTNDSTQDIPVIFMTALSQTAVVVKGFQLGAVDFIIKPAQKEIILARVTTHLTIEKLKHSLLVQNARLQQEIQQRQQVESALQEANQQLHRLATSDPLTQLANRRLFDECLSKGWSILAREKLPLSLLLCDVDFFKLYNDSKGHQAGDECLHQVAQAMKRTVKRPADLVARYGGEEFAVILPNTNGEGALRVAAEIQGSLRTLEIVHPQSPISEFVTLSVGASCTIPWYKGSPEALIALADRALYQAKQSGRDRTIFIPLTNTDSRDVCPQ from the coding sequence ATGAATATCGCATACCCTGACAAAGAGACTATCCTCTTTGTTGATGATAGCCCGACTACTTTAGAATTACTGTTTGAATTTTTGACGGATACTGGATTCCACGTCTTAATCGCTCGGAATGGTGAAAGTGCCCTTCAAATCGCTCAAGCTGAGCATCCAGATTTGATTTTTTTGGATATCATTATGCCTGGAATGGACGGGTTTGAAACATGTCGTCGCTTGAAAACTAATGATTCCACACAAGACATTCCCGTCATTTTTATGACGGCTTTATCTCAAACGGCAGTCGTGGTCAAAGGGTTTCAATTGGGAGCCGTTGATTTTATTATCAAACCAGCTCAAAAAGAAATTATTCTTGCCCGTGTCACCACTCACCTGACGATTGAAAAATTGAAGCATAGTCTCCTTGTACAAAATGCACGGCTGCAACAAGAAATTCAGCAGCGTCAGCAGGTGGAATCTGCCCTTCAGGAGGCGAATCAACAACTACATCGCTTAGCGACTTCAGATCCTTTGACGCAACTGGCAAACCGCCGTCTATTTGATGAATGCTTGAGCAAAGGTTGGAGTATTTTGGCTAGGGAAAAATTGCCTTTATCGTTGTTACTTTGTGATGTCGATTTTTTCAAACTGTATAACGATAGCAAGGGTCATCAAGCCGGAGATGAGTGTTTACACCAAGTGGCTCAAGCCATGAAGCGCACGGTGAAGCGTCCGGCTGATTTAGTGGCTCGTTATGGAGGGGAAGAATTTGCCGTGATTTTACCCAATACCAATGGGGAAGGGGCACTGCGAGTGGCAGCAGAAATTCAAGGTTCACTCAGAACGCTGGAAATTGTTCATCCACAATCCCCCATTAGTGAATTTGTCACTCTCAGTGTGGGAGCCTCTTGTACCATTCCTTGGTATAAAGGTTCTCCAGAAGCCCTAATTGCCCTGGCGGATCGGGCGCTATATCAAGCGAAACAATCGGGACGCGATCGCACTATTTTTATCCCTTTGACAAACACGGATAGTCGAGATGTTTGTCCCCAATGA
- a CDS encoding RebB family R body protein — protein sequence MAIVVDSGKTRSLIKDAINQTNVKVATESPAMTLSNLYQTKS from the coding sequence ATGGCAATTGTAGTTGACAGCGGTAAAACTCGTTCTCTAATCAAAGATGCAATCAATCAAACAAATGTAAAAGTGGCGACTGAGTCACCAGCAATGACATTGAGCAACTTGTATCAGACCAAGTCTTAG
- a CDS encoding TIGR03885 family FMN-dependent LLM class oxidoreductase — MTKIAYHASHEQFKPSELLKYVQAAQQAGFTAASSSDHFHPWSDRQGESGFSWAWLGAALQATSLPFGVVCAPGQRYHPAIVAQAVATLAEMFPQRFWVAVGSGEALNERITGDHWPPKGERNARLKECADIMRALWAGETVTHYGRVRVEEAKLYTRPEIPPLMIGAAVTAETAEWMGSWADGLITISRPPEELRKVVEAFYRGGGEGKPMYLKVQLAYAHNEAEARQGAYEQWSTNIFKSATLAELWTPKQFDAAAEFMKPEDMDRGVRISADPQQHIEWLSKDLELGFSQLILHNVNREQQPFIEEFGEKVLPALASP, encoded by the coding sequence ATGACCAAGATTGCTTATCATGCTTCCCATGAGCAGTTCAAGCCAAGTGAACTCCTAAAATACGTTCAAGCGGCTCAGCAAGCGGGGTTCACGGCAGCATCATCTTCCGACCATTTCCATCCTTGGAGCGATCGCCAAGGGGAAAGCGGTTTCTCTTGGGCATGGCTCGGTGCCGCCTTGCAAGCAACGTCCCTGCCTTTTGGGGTTGTTTGCGCTCCTGGACAACGCTATCACCCCGCGATTGTGGCTCAAGCCGTCGCAACGCTTGCAGAAATGTTCCCCCAGCGCTTCTGGGTCGCCGTGGGAAGTGGCGAGGCACTCAACGAGCGAATTACAGGAGATCACTGGCCTCCTAAGGGTGAACGGAATGCTCGCCTTAAGGAGTGTGCCGATATTATGCGCGCTCTGTGGGCTGGAGAAACAGTGACTCACTACGGACGGGTGCGCGTTGAGGAGGCAAAGCTCTACACCCGACCGGAAATTCCCCCTCTGATGATTGGAGCCGCCGTCACCGCCGAAACAGCCGAGTGGATGGGTTCTTGGGCGGATGGACTGATTACCATCTCTCGCCCCCCGGAGGAACTCCGGAAAGTGGTGGAAGCATTTTATCGCGGTGGGGGAGAGGGTAAGCCGATGTATCTCAAAGTGCAACTCGCCTATGCACACAATGAAGCCGAAGCACGACAAGGAGCCTACGAGCAGTGGAGTACTAACATCTTCAAGAGTGCTACCCTAGCGGAACTCTGGACTCCCAAGCAGTTCGATGCAGCGGCGGAGTTTATGAAACCGGAGGATATGGATAGGGGGGTGCGGATTTCTGCTGACCCTCAGCAGCACATTGAGTGGTTATCCAAGGATCTGGAACTCGGATTTAGTCAACTGATTTTGCATAACGTTAACCGAGAGCAGCAGCCGTTTATCGAGGAGTTTGGCGAGAAAGTACTCCCCGCCCTTGCCAGTCCATAA
- a CDS encoding PAS domain S-box protein, with product MKIDLGTDENITLTKALKEALVESERRFRAIFDHTFQFTWLLKTDGTLLEANQRALNFREQKRSDVINRPFWEAPWWSHSPSIQEQIKLGSAAAAQGECVRYEVDIRGAFDAVMTLDFSIKPFTDETGQVVLLIAEGCDISDRKQVEALLAEQNHILEMIAKGEPLRDVLSIIAQMIEQQIPQCWCSFLLLDKNGVTLRHGAAPSLPDAYNEAIDGLTIGPYAASCGTAAYWGEAVIVEDIDTHSVWADFRDLALSYGLRACWSRPICSTVGKVLGTISIYYRQPHTPNRYEQELTGKATQLARIAIERSFAQEELLRSNAMLKAQQEAALDGILVIDENRQIASYNQRFCQLWQISPQLADTGDEGRLLNEMLSQLQNPQQFLAEAEYLYAHPTETSYAEVTFIDGRIFEFYSAPVLSPSRGYYGRIWYNRDITERKRAEAALRQTEEKYRLLVESAGDAIIAVDAETEIILEANQMAENLLGRTRFELIGLHQTEIQPPERREKYTTLFKKHVEVSGVLQSEVELFHKDGTIVPVEVSATVVDVQGKKIVQGIFRDIRDRKQTEKILKQAKVAAEAANRAKSEFLANMSHELRTPLNGILGYTQILKREPNLNVKQQEQLGIIQQCGEHLLTLLNDILDLSKIEARKMELYLSDFQFPHFLDSIIEIVRIHAEQKNIFFRYELLSEIPAFVTGDEKRLRQVLINLLGNAVKFTDTGGVTFKVGYVMGTGEWGQGGFSSMSLSEDTPLSHASSPFPMTKMRFLIEDTGIGMPSEQIADIFLPFHQIGDPTRQAEGTGLGLAISQKLVQLMGGKLHVESRLGQGSVFCLDLDLPRVSEEADIAEHHEGRVIQLKEKYRLLVVDDKWENRSLLVDLLTPVGFEVLEARNGQEGLNQALQHKPDVILLDMVMPGMDGFEAVKKLRELPNLDRVVVIAMSASAFDNDQEKCLAAGCDGFISKPVQVEKLLGQLRHHLGLEWVYEETDIDTLTVPEGASDPIPLSPKVAIRDERNNPVHTGLPLPGNSLPATPYAYAWQTLTVPPPSEELKALYELAMMGDIRGIQQQAKRLEQLNEQFAPFAKQLSQLAKGFQEKQILEFVRKYLAEDE from the coding sequence ATGAAGATTGATCTGGGAACAGACGAAAATATTACTCTTACTAAAGCGCTCAAAGAAGCTCTGGTGGAGAGTGAAAGACGGTTTCGCGCCATTTTTGACCATACCTTTCAATTTACTTGGCTTCTAAAAACGGATGGAACTCTGCTAGAAGCCAATCAAAGAGCGTTAAATTTCAGGGAACAGAAGCGTTCGGATGTTATAAACCGTCCGTTTTGGGAGGCTCCGTGGTGGAGCCATTCTCCAAGCATCCAGGAGCAAATCAAGCTTGGGAGCGCAGCAGCCGCTCAGGGTGAATGTGTGCGTTACGAGGTGGATATTAGAGGTGCTTTTGACGCTGTGATGACCCTTGATTTCTCCATCAAGCCGTTCACAGATGAAACCGGTCAAGTCGTACTGCTGATTGCTGAAGGATGTGACATTAGCGATCGCAAGCAAGTGGAAGCTTTATTAGCCGAACAAAATCATATCTTGGAAATGATTGCCAAAGGGGAACCCCTGCGAGACGTTCTCAGCATCATCGCCCAGATGATTGAGCAGCAAATCCCTCAGTGTTGGTGTTCCTTTCTCTTACTAGACAAAAACGGGGTCACGCTCCGACATGGAGCCGCTCCCAGCCTGCCAGACGCCTATAACGAAGCGATCGATGGCCTAACCATTGGCCCCTATGCTGCCTCCTGCGGTACCGCTGCTTATTGGGGAGAAGCCGTGATTGTCGAGGATATTGACACTCATTCTGTGTGGGCAGATTTCCGGGATTTGGCACTTTCCTATGGACTGAGAGCCTGTTGGTCTCGTCCCATCTGTTCGACCGTGGGGAAAGTCTTAGGCACAATTTCCATCTATTACCGCCAACCCCATACCCCGAACCGCTACGAACAAGAACTCACGGGTAAAGCCACTCAACTTGCCCGAATTGCGATCGAGCGTTCTTTTGCACAGGAGGAATTACTTCGCAGTAATGCCATGCTCAAAGCCCAACAAGAAGCCGCACTTGATGGGATTCTGGTGATCGATGAAAATCGCCAAATTGCATCCTACAACCAGCGTTTTTGCCAGTTGTGGCAGATTTCACCTCAGCTTGCTGACACCGGGGATGAAGGACGGCTGCTCAATGAGATGCTTTCGCAACTCCAAAACCCACAGCAATTTCTGGCTGAAGCCGAGTATCTCTACGCTCATCCGACAGAAACGAGCTACGCTGAAGTCACCTTCATCGATGGGCGAATTTTTGAATTTTACTCCGCCCCCGTCCTCTCTCCCTCCAGGGGCTACTATGGCAGAATTTGGTACAACCGAGACATCACAGAGCGTAAGCGAGCCGAAGCGGCATTGCGTCAGACAGAAGAAAAATATCGCTTACTCGTCGAGTCGGCTGGGGATGCGATTATCGCCGTGGATGCAGAAACCGAGATTATCCTAGAGGCGAATCAGATGGCGGAAAACCTTCTCGGACGCACGCGATTTGAACTGATTGGTCTGCATCAAACCGAGATTCAACCCCCCGAACGGCGCGAAAAATATACAACTCTTTTTAAGAAACACGTTGAGGTCAGTGGTGTTCTGCAAAGCGAAGTGGAATTATTTCACAAAGACGGGACGATTGTGCCGGTTGAAGTGAGTGCGACCGTTGTAGATGTGCAAGGCAAAAAAATTGTTCAGGGAATTTTTCGGGACATTCGCGATCGCAAACAAACCGAGAAGATACTCAAACAAGCTAAAGTTGCCGCTGAAGCTGCCAACCGCGCTAAAAGTGAATTTTTAGCGAATATGAGCCATGAATTACGTACTCCATTAAATGGAATTTTAGGCTACACCCAAATCTTGAAACGAGAGCCTAATCTCAACGTCAAGCAACAGGAGCAACTCGGCATCATTCAACAGTGCGGAGAACATTTGTTAACACTGCTCAATGACATTTTAGACCTCTCCAAAATCGAAGCCCGGAAAATGGAACTGTACCTGAGTGATTTTCAGTTTCCTCATTTTCTGGACAGCATTATCGAAATCGTTCGCATTCATGCCGAACAAAAAAACATTTTCTTTCGTTATGAGCTGCTTTCCGAAATTCCGGCCTTTGTCACGGGTGATGAAAAACGTCTGCGGCAAGTCCTGATTAACCTCCTCGGCAATGCCGTTAAATTTACGGACACGGGCGGGGTAACCTTTAAAGTCGGCTATGTCATGGGGACTGGAGAGTGGGGACAAGGAGGATTTTCCAGTATGTCCTTGTCTGAGGATACTCCCTTATCTCATGCTTCTTCCCCATTCCCTATGACCAAAATGCGCTTCTTGATCGAAGACACTGGCATTGGTATGCCATCCGAGCAAATTGCAGACATCTTTTTACCCTTCCATCAAATCGGTGACCCGACGCGTCAGGCAGAAGGTACAGGATTAGGACTCGCCATCAGCCAAAAATTAGTGCAACTCATGGGTGGCAAGCTGCATGTAGAAAGTCGCTTGGGTCAAGGTAGTGTTTTCTGCTTGGATTTAGATTTACCAAGGGTATCGGAAGAAGCTGACATCGCCGAACATCATGAAGGGAGGGTGATTCAGTTAAAAGAAAAATACAGGTTGCTGGTGGTAGACGATAAATGGGAAAATCGCTCGCTTCTGGTTGACCTCCTCACTCCTGTGGGCTTTGAAGTCCTTGAAGCCAGAAACGGTCAAGAGGGTCTGAATCAGGCGCTTCAACATAAACCGGATGTAATCTTGCTCGATATGGTCATGCCAGGAATGGACGGCTTTGAGGCGGTGAAGAAACTCAGGGAGTTACCTAACCTGGATCGGGTTGTGGTGATCGCGATGTCAGCCAGCGCTTTCGATAATGACCAAGAAAAGTGTTTAGCCGCAGGTTGTGATGGCTTTATCTCCAAACCTGTACAGGTAGAAAAACTCTTAGGACAGCTACGCCACCATTTGGGGTTGGAATGGGTATACGAAGAAACAGATATAGACACACTCACGGTGCCTGAGGGTGCGAGTGATCCAATTCCCCTATCTCCCAAGGTAGCGATTAGGGATGAACGGAACAATCCAGTCCACACAGGGCTTCCTCTTCCGGGGAACTCACTCCCCGCTACACCTTATGCCTATGCTTGGCAAACCCTAACCGTGCCTCCCCCCTCCGAAGAACTTAAGGCTCTCTATGAACTCGCCATGATGGGCGACATTAGAGGTATCCAACAACAAGCCAAGAGACTTGAACAGTTAAACGAGCAATTTGCACCCTTTGCCAAACAGTTGAGTCAATTAGCTAAAGGCTTTCAAGAAAAACAAATTCTGGAATTTGTGAGAAAGTATCTGGCAGAAGATGAATGA
- a CDS encoding M48 family metalloprotease: MGAVPNPSLDAGLDALQQANYSDAIAHLEAVRETELDDSLVTQASQALVTAYQRSGDVESAIALCQDLTHHPDPNVRAWATSTLADLNSNVPATPSRASVSDSTGFVPFNPAASQSQTPAQKTSFNIKQRLTDSTKRLFANAQTQDTPKSTTPTPAKANNRRLANAGISSNTRSNSAATTENPSLLPASYAPPSTPVPSIFTPRPRWRNSGRAENWNPLKPIKLTRLWLVEAVTLVALFWVLQVFLRFVMQTTNAVLVQVPFLAPIQLFYRDPTPAIAIVFAVLLVLSPWLLDAVLKYFHGLESLPLTQLAARSPESAKVVQQLCRQRKLPLPRLGILPTDAPVVLTYGNLPWTARIVVSEGLLTQLSDNEVATLYTGQLGHIARWDIVLMSLGVLLLQIPYTIYWQMAQAGERFADFVAQKLPSYRRFLPAIVRGITGTLASISYGIYWLFRLPLLWFSRARVFYSDRMAVETTGNPNGLTRALLKIALGIAEEIQHERKTSGLLESFDLLLPVGYRQALLFGSCSPQTSFETVLQWDCTNPYRDWLSATASHPLLGERAAMLGRNAQFWKLDPELNLPPIAPPVRTFGSWMSKLVNAPKAFPLLQSAVFFGLLLGIILRGVFWSIGQIGDRLNIWQVIWMHNARPFLDACILVAFSLSLFLWINRYFPDIKPSTVRTEPNLGESLSHPATLPPDSEPVQITGKLLGRHGLLNWLGQDLILQTSTGLVRLHFSSFLGPLGNLLPKPTRPSNLVDQQVTVTGWFRRGVTPWIDIETLRSQGGKVTRANYPLWLTLLALVAALWGAYQIWQA; this comes from the coding sequence ATGGGAGCTGTTCCAAATCCTTCGCTTGATGCAGGTCTTGACGCCCTGCAACAGGCAAATTACTCAGATGCGATCGCTCACCTCGAAGCTGTGCGCGAGACGGAGTTAGACGACTCTCTCGTGACCCAAGCTTCACAGGCGCTTGTAACGGCTTACCAAAGAAGCGGCGATGTTGAAAGTGCGATCGCCCTTTGCCAAGACCTTACTCATCATCCTGACCCCAACGTCCGCGCATGGGCAACGAGTACCCTGGCGGACTTAAACAGCAATGTCCCAGCCACCCCCAGCCGCGCCTCGGTCTCAGATTCTACAGGATTTGTCCCTTTTAACCCGGCTGCATCTCAATCCCAGACGCCTGCACAAAAGACCTCTTTTAATATCAAACAGCGATTGACAGATTCCACGAAGCGTCTGTTTGCTAACGCTCAAACTCAGGACACTCCCAAAAGCACCACTCCGACACCAGCAAAGGCAAACAATCGCAGACTGGCAAATGCTGGGATATCAAGTAATACCCGCTCCAATTCAGCCGCCACAACCGAAAACCCATCCTTACTACCCGCTTCTTACGCTCCCCCCTCGACTCCCGTTCCCTCAATCTTCACTCCCCGCCCTAGATGGCGCAATAGCGGACGTGCCGAGAACTGGAACCCTCTCAAACCCATTAAATTGACACGCCTTTGGCTTGTCGAAGCTGTCACTCTCGTCGCGTTGTTTTGGGTGCTGCAAGTCTTCCTGCGCTTCGTGATGCAGACAACCAACGCCGTCTTGGTACAGGTGCCCTTTTTAGCTCCCATCCAACTCTTCTACCGCGACCCAACTCCCGCGATCGCCATCGTTTTCGCCGTCCTGCTAGTCCTATCTCCCTGGTTGCTGGATGCCGTCTTAAAGTACTTTCATGGTCTTGAAAGTCTCCCTCTAACCCAACTTGCTGCCCGCAGTCCAGAATCTGCCAAGGTGGTGCAACAGTTGTGCCGCCAACGAAAGCTGCCATTACCCAGATTGGGCATTTTACCAACCGATGCCCCAGTGGTTCTTACCTATGGCAATCTCCCCTGGACAGCACGAATTGTCGTCAGTGAGGGCTTACTGACACAACTATCGGATAACGAAGTCGCAACCCTTTATACAGGTCAGTTGGGACATATTGCCCGGTGGGATATCGTCTTGATGTCTCTGGGTGTACTCCTGCTGCAAATCCCTTACACGATTTATTGGCAAATGGCTCAGGCAGGAGAGCGCTTTGCCGACTTTGTCGCCCAAAAACTGCCCTCGTATCGGCGATTTCTGCCGGCTATCGTTCGGGGAATTACCGGAACACTCGCCTCTATCAGTTACGGTATTTACTGGTTATTCCGCCTGCCTCTTCTCTGGTTTTCCAGGGCAAGAGTATTTTATAGCGATCGCATGGCTGTAGAAACAACCGGCAATCCCAATGGCTTGACCCGCGCTTTACTTAAAATTGCCCTAGGAATAGCTGAAGAAATCCAGCATGAGCGCAAAACCAGCGGACTTTTGGAAAGCTTCGACCTATTGCTACCGGTGGGATATCGACAGGCACTGCTCTTTGGCAGTTGTTCTCCCCAAACTTCCTTTGAAACCGTTTTACAGTGGGACTGCACCAACCCTTACCGCGACTGGTTAAGCGCCACTGCTTCCCATCCTCTACTGGGCGAACGTGCTGCCATGCTGGGTCGCAATGCCCAGTTCTGGAAGCTGGACCCTGAATTAAATTTACCTCCCATCGCTCCCCCCGTTCGCACTTTTGGCTCATGGATGTCAAAACTGGTCAATGCTCCTAAAGCATTCCCTCTACTGCAAAGTGCTGTATTTTTCGGACTGCTGCTCGGTATTATCCTCAGGGGTGTTTTTTGGTCAATTGGACAAATTGGCGATCGGCTCAACATTTGGCAGGTGATCTGGATGCACAATGCTAGACCGTTTCTGGACGCTTGCATCCTGGTTGCTTTTAGCCTCAGCCTATTCCTGTGGATTAATCGCTACTTTCCCGACATTAAACCGTCCACGGTACGAACCGAACCCAACTTAGGAGAGTCTCTTTCCCATCCAGCAACCCTACCTCCCGATAGTGAACCCGTTCAGATCACGGGCAAACTCTTAGGGCGTCACGGTTTACTTAACTGGCTAGGACAGGACTTAATCTTGCAAACCTCCACGGGTTTGGTGAGACTCCACTTCTCATCCTTTTTAGGACCCTTGGGCAATCTCCTACCTAAACCGACTCGTCCCAGCAATTTAGTAGACCAGCAAGTGACCGTTACTGGCTGGTTTCGCCGGGGTGTAACGCCCTGGATTGACATTGAAACGCTACGCAGCCAAGGTGGCAAAGTGACACGAGCCAACTATCCCCTCTGGCTGACTCTGCTTGCCCTTGTCGCTGCCCTCTGGGGAGCTTACCAAATTTGGCAAGCCTGA